In Nonlabens agnitus, the DNA window TATAACGATATCTAGTTCTAAAATCTTGATCTTCCACCCAGCGCTGCTCATAACGTAGTCTATGAGTTAGAAAGACCCTTTTTAAAATGGTATTGCTAAAAAGAGCTTCCTGGTAGATCCTGTTTTCTCCACTAGGGTTATCAATCTCGGTTCCAAATTCTCCTGAAGTCACGTTAGCATAACCAAATGTAAATTTGACATCTGAATCTGTAGGTGTGTATGTCACACCAGAACGTAAAAGTAGCTGTTCACGATCACCCAAACCTCGCCAGTCACGGTACTGGAAGTCTCCTTGTATTCCCCAATTAGAATTCTCAAAAGTGGTATTGTAAAAGTACATATACCAGGCTCCTAATTGATCATCAGCCGGAGATTGTGCCAGTCCAAAAATTGGGATTCCTAGAATGCTCAAAAATAATATGAGTCGTTTTTTCATCTAACTTATTTTTAATCGTTGTATGCCATGTTTTTGAATTTAGGCAAGCTCGTGATGGTTTCTTCAATGAACTCTACTTTCCCAGATTCAATGTTATAAACGGCACCTACAATGAGCAGCTCTCCAGACTCAAACCTACGGCTCAACAGTGGCTCAAGGTTACGTAATAGATTTACTTGTTCTACCACGTTTGCGGTAA includes these proteins:
- a CDS encoding DUF2490 domain-containing protein; protein product: MKKRLILFLSILGIPIFGLAQSPADDQLGAWYMYFYNTTFENSNWGIQGDFQYRDWRGLGDREQLLLRSGVTYTPTDSDVKFTFGYANVTSGEFGTEIDNPSGENRIYQEALFSNTILKRVFLTHRLRYEQRWVEDQDFRTRYRYNLFANIPLNKPSLQKNAFYVALYNEIFINGERSIGGGREVELFDRNRTYLGMGYALNDSIRFQLGWMEQTTNSFQKGQLQFSMHHTF